Genomic segment of Eleutherodactylus coqui strain aEleCoq1 chromosome 1, aEleCoq1.hap1, whole genome shotgun sequence:
GAGAGATATGCAATTATTCTCCTTAACTTCACTTCAAAATACTGTGAAAAGCTATGGGTTTatagacattttatattattTGTCATCACCCACCTACCCTCAGTGGAAGCTACTTTCATTTTGGGTTAGAGTACTACTCTCTGCTACTGACTTTGATAAGTGGAATACATTTTTCTCCTATCAAGgatcagaaagcccctttaaaagcATCCCAAGTATATAGTAAAGTGTACACAAAGGAGAGTTATCATAGGCTATATATGGTTTAAAATGGGGCTTTTATCCAgagttcttcatttttttctcacaacgttcaccgtgcggggtaagtaatgcattactttgatagattgaacttttacagacttagcaataccaaatatgcatttttgttttattatttaaatcttttattataaatattgcaaaatgtttatttttaaacttattactttttttgtttgctttctttAATGATTAGTAAAACATTATTGatctctttactttttttttagcccctagaggggacaacttgcgatgctttgaatgctcctgcagtatgatgtaatgctatagcattacatcatactgcgattgggcaggtagtctatcaagccaccctattGGCATGGCTTGGTAGGCATTCCAcctagacagccctggggcctttcagaaggccctgggcTGCCTTGACATCCGCATGgctcctgcgatctcatcgcggggagGCGTACAGgacagaattgacagcgacatttaaggggttaacaactcCAAGCAGCCGTGCggtttatcggagctgttgccggcgAGTGGCAGCCGTAACAAACAGCCcacgttgtatggagggagatcgccgtgcaatctctcttcatacataccccaacgctgcagGACAGAAATGTATGTCCTATAGTGTTAAAGCTTAAAGAATACCTGCTCTTTTCCCTTTGGAGCGCTCCTGCTGTCAGCTGTTTTAGTCAGCTGAAGATGGCCCAACATTGCAATATATGGGGCCGCCTGCAGCTGCCAAAAACAACCGATGGAGGAGAAGCGCTCCGCAGGTAATAGTGCAGGCACTCTTTAAGGATTTAATATGTACAAATTTGTATGAAGAGAAGTCGTTGAATATTGTATGGTAATGTAAACTTGTTAatgggaaggttttttttttttttttaaatgtatgaaAATGTAAACTTCTTATCTTTTCTCCCCTCTTTGATGTTAGAAATATGGATCCATCTGAAAAAAGATTTCAAATGAACAGCTTTGAAGCGGACCTTGGGAAAACACTAAAAGCTGATAGAACCTACTCCCAGCAAGTAGTAGAAGAATCTCAGTCACACTTTCTTAGCTTCATAAATGAAGTTGATCAGTCAGGCAGAGCAAAGTCAACTACCAGGTCGATAGACAATAGCATTCTCATTCACCATACTGTTAGAAACCGCACAGTTGAAGATGATCCTAATTGTCTAGCAAGATTCAACATACCAAACTTTGTAAATGCAGACCCAAACTCATCTTCAACTGATGAGGAGCTCCTAATTTATGACCCAtcaattattgtaaaaaaataaaccgCCTAACCTTTTAAACTGATCCTTTCCAGTTTCAGACTGGAAGAACCTGTCTGGAAAAAGTGAAGTGACAGCATCAGTTGGTGCAAAAATCTtcaaaaaaaatgtcattctcCCATAACAGGTAAAACAGCAGGCGACGTTTTGACCCCCAatcgggtctttgtcaagctccgaCAATTGGGGGTTGAAACATCACCTGCTGTTTTACCTGTTATGGGAGAATAACATTTATTGAAGATTTTTGCACCAATCGATGGTGCCACTTAACTTTTTCCTGTTGAGCTGGTCTTAATCCCAGTGGCTGTCGCATTGAGATGGCGTCCTGCCCTTATCGGATTTCTTCTGTGACTTCTATTTACTGGAAGTACTTGTCTGGCACTGGAAAAGAAGCTTGTATAATAATCTGCATTTCATGTCATTAAAATATCACTGAAACCATGAGCAAAGTAAACTTTTCTGTCTGTCCTTTGACAAAACATGCACTAATTTATAAAGTTTATGATATTTAACTTGATTGGcttatgttttcttattttatatatttgcaAATGGTCATTTACACTCCTCTGATTTTCAGTAGATTTTGGGTGACATAATTTCCAATTTGGTTTTAAGTTTTGGCTTTCTTATATAAAATTGGTGATTAGAATAAAAGAAACACATGTAGGTGCAAATAACAAGAAGCTTCACGTTTAAGACCAAGGATCAAGTGACAAGAGTATTACTGCTtttgttcttccttttttcctATACAGCAGGCTGAACAGCTTTGAACATTTTGTTTGTCCCCAGATAACCGCTTTTTATATGATCTGGATTCAGTACTTACAGACATTGATTGCTTCACTTCCACACACCACCACTTCTAGCTCTAGTACAGCAATCCATTTAACCCTACCCCAATCACAGACCTAGGCTCCTGTTTGTAACCTTTCCCAGAAATGATCTACAAAAGTTTCTCATTTGCCATTCCAGATGTGATTACAGTGAACCTATGATCTCATAAATAGCTCTTGGGTTCTTTTCATCCTACAAGCTCCTGTGTCTTAATTGATCTCCCACCCTTCAATGTTTAGCGTTTTGGTGTCTGAGTATTTTGTCATGTACAAATATGTCAAAATACCTATTACTGTGAGATGTACTTGCCCTAAGCTCAACTCACAACATATTAGgacacatttattactggtgttcTGCCATGATTCTGGCATAAATTGCAACTCTTTTTGGATACAAAATCAATTTAAGATTGATATGAGCCAAAAGAACAAAGTTACTCCACTTTTGAAAAGGTGGCGTGGCTTGCTGCTTCAGCAGGACATAGAGACGTAACTTTTTAAAATCTGTAAAATGTTTTGCATTCTCCCTCCAGTAGctgagtaaggctgcctgtccaaggacggatttgaattgtgttccccgcagcaataatccagccgcggggaacacagtgaatgctccccgtccacgagcggaaaaagtCATTgctattctccgctcgcggccagcaaatcacagcatgctgcgatttgccgcggtcagcctatctgtcagataggctgacagcggagaattgtctgccggctcctgctcgggatatcgcaatgcccgtggacaggcagccttactccaCACATCTACACacatttaacccctcagtgaccaagcttttttttctctccccttttgtccccccccccccctcccgcccttacaaaaaaatcctccttctttatttatccatcgacgtcactgtatgagggcttgtttttcgtgggaccagctgtatttttcagtggtactatttagagatgagcgaacgtgctcggtaaggccgatttcgcaatcgagcaccgcgattttcgagtacttcactactcgggtgaaaagtactcgggggcgctgtgtggcaggtcgtggcgtggtggagcgggggtagcagcgcggaacaggggggagctctctctctcccccccactcccctctgcaaccccccgctcgaccacagcgcccccgagtagtgaagtactcgaaaatcgcgatgcccgattgcgaaatcggccttaccgagtacgttcgctcatctctagtactatttaatgtcccatgtaatgtgctgaaaaagtttttaaaaattctaagtagagagaaatggaaaaaaattatgaaattctgccatcttacGGTGCGTTTTGTTTGTACGGCgtgcaaactgcaacaaaaatgacataacattagtctatgggtcagtacaattactacgataagtttttttttctgtactaccttaatttaaaaaaaattaaatatctttgggggGCAGAGATTGATTTCCGAGCTTAATGGCTGCCTGAGCCCGGAGCTCCGTCTGTGAGGCGCCCTTGAGAGATCCTACTAGCGGCTAGCAGCGGCGGACATGCAAAGGAAAACGAGGGAGAGAAGCAACGAGCAGTTGAGCACACCCCGCTCTCACAAAAACCAAGTAGGTAGGCAGAGATACCTGAAGGACCGCGGCTCCCGCTCTCCACATTCAGcggctaagatggcgccggcacatgagtttacagcagcacacagtaaggagggggagggtgaaCTGTCTTCAGATGAGGAGGACATGGAGTCTATCTcaaagggatttatgaaacagCTCATTTCGAGCGCCCTGCGCCCTATTATGACAAACTTGGCTGAAATAAAAGAAGATATTAAACATATGGGGCGCAGAGTGGAAGAGCTGGAGGGGTCATCTGCCACCATTACCTCCCATGCATTGGCAATCACTCAGGTCTTAAAGGATCAACATGAGCAACTGAACCGTGCCCTCATATCCCAAGAAGATCTTGAAAACCGCAACAGACGTTGCAACATCaggattaaggcctccttcccacgaacggatttccgccgcgtaattcgcggcgaaaatccgctgcgttgcccgcagctattaggttctattgaacctaatagcacaatgctcacgatgcgtaattccaccgcggaattacgcaccgcgatttctcccgtcctcacccgcagcatgctctattttctgcgggtgaggacgggctgtacgcactgacggcttccattgcagtcaatggaagccgtccgttcacgctatctcccactgtaaccagcgggagatagcgtgaaaaaacgctttcccgcccaccgccgcgcgtcatatgacgccatatgacgcggccggccgcgtcacgtgacacggccggtgacgcggcggcggtgggcggtgacgcggcggcggggaagcgatttcacgctatctcctgcaggtaagtataggggctctggggggcgccgtgacgggcttcacagcgtaatattacgcggcggagcccgtcacgctcgtgggaaggaggccttaggggctcCCAGAATCCTTTGCTGCAGAGTCCCTCTTTAAAATAGGCGCAGAGATTTTTGGACTTCTTTTAGGCGGCGAAacagcaacccctttaaatatagagTGTATACAGCGGGTGCTcagatccccctcccccctgcagccgACCCCCCAAGGGGACACCATCTGCAAGCTTTTGTCCTTTCAGGATGCTCTAGCGATACTGAAAGCTGCAAGAACCCATAAGGACCTGAGCTATTGCGACCACCCAATACAGTTGTTTCAGGACTTAGCGCCTTCCACCTTATACAAACGCCGCCTTCTTCGCCCCCTTCTGGAGGCCCTGCGGGCCAGGGACATAAGGTACTCCTGGCTATTCCCTTTCGGCCTGGGTATCTCCGTGAAAGGCCGCAGGCTCACCATTCGCTCACCTGAGGATCTGAGTAATGCCTGGACCCATCTAGATATGGACCCTATCGATTTGCCATGCTGGCTCCCCCTATCGGAGTTCCCCAAACTTCCAAAATTAACACCTCCAGAGGTTTGGCAACAGGCGGTTAATCCAAAATCCCCaagagggaaaaagaagaagatgaAGGAGACCAACAATAATGCGGATACCTAACTTACAGGACTCCCGGCCCTGGCTGACACTGTCCCTATCTTGGCAAAGTAGTCCCCTCTTATGGTGGAAGGATGATCATTTGTCTCACACAAACTGTTCCCATGGGCTACCCCCATGGAATGGTTCGGTTAAATACGCGCAACTTCAAACCTATGCTGATAACTGTTTTGGTTAACTCTGTTTCTTAATTGTTCCCCCCTAGATATCTCTGCTCACTTATACTTTGAAAATGCTCTTTCTACCATGCTCTGATCCTTCCCTCGGGAAGAACCCCGTTTATAAAACTGATTTGCACCTTTTTATTGTCCCCAATACGTATAGGTCTCGGAGGGCGCCTGGCAGTTCAGGCTGTACATAGTTGACTGGTCTATCTGAACATTAGCCCAGACAACCCGCCCTCTCACATCACATCTCGactcccctgcccccccccccctcctcctaacAAGCAAACCCGTGACAGCGGGTCTTATCTAACTCATTTCCAGAGAATAGTTCAATTGGTTGTTTCCCCCTTATCCTCTCGTGTCTCTACCTCCCCTTTCATACCTCTTGTAGTCCAAACCTCACCCCACCATCCCCGTGCCCTGACTGGGGCGACCTATAGCCTCCCCGACCAGCATCAAACCAATTGCTCAAGCCTAACGATCTCATTCTCTCTAGACTCATCGTTAGAAAAATACTTGCATCTTAAGCCTTACCAACATGGATGACTCCTTACGGACCACTTCATTCAACGTCAGAGGCCTTAATTCCCCGGAAAAGAGGCATCACATCTCGCTGCTCCTGAAAAGGTATGGCACCAAAATAGCTTTCTTGCAGAAGACTTCTTTCAGGGGAAACAGATGTATATCCCTTCTGGGTAAACAATTCCCTCAGGGGTTCCATAGCTCACATCCGACATCCGCATCCAAAGGAGTCTCTATATTATTGCACAGGTCCACCATCTTCGCTTGCGAGGCCCAGTACTCTGACGAGAAGGGCAAAGTACTATTCCTGAGATGCACCCTACACGGTAGCAAGATAACCCTCGCTAATCTATATGCACCTAACACCGGTCAGGTACCATGGCTGATTAAATAGCTAGAGGTCCTAAATCATTTTGCATCAGGTCCGATTCTTAAGGGGGGAGACCTAAACCTGACTCTCTGCCCTCTTCTAAATTCTTCGACTGGAAAATCCCAAATATCACAGATTAGATTAAAGAGACTGAGCCGAGGGTTAGCTGACCTAGGCATTGTAGACGCTTGGCGATATATGAATCCTTCGGTAAAGGATTATACCTTTTACTCCACactccactcctccttccaacgACTCGACTACATATtcgtctcctcctctctcctagaGTCCGTAGGGAGCGCCACCATAGACCCCATTGTGATCTACGACCACGCCCCACTCCATGTTAACATAAACCTCCCCGACTTCTCTCCTAGAGAATGGCGTTGGAGGCTAAACCCCTCCCTCCTGGACACAGAAAAAGATAGACAACTAAAAACAGCAATCGAAGAGTATTTTCAGCTTAACAAAACCAAAGACACATCTATGCCTGTTGTCTGGGAGGCTCATAAGGCGTTTTTGAGAGGACTTTTGATTGCTCTAGGCTCCAGAGTTAAGAAAAACCAACAAAAGGAAATAGATGAGAAGCTAAAACAAATCGCTAGATTGGAACAAGCGGCTAAATATTCCCAGGGTAAGTCTTCAATCGATAAACTTATATCACTTAGAAAAGAACTTAAACTGTGCCTGGATACAATAAAAAAACATCTCTACCTCAAATATGCGGTCTACGCCCAGGGAAACAAGGGCAGTAAATTCACATCTGCTCTTATTAAAAAAGCTTGTTCCAGGAATCTCATAAACTCCATTAAAACTAGCACTGGCATCTCGGTCACCTCCTCTAAGGAGATAGCTATTGAGTTTCAGGCATTCTATTCTCGCCTTTATAATATCCCAGAACACCCCTCTCCAAACGAAGAACCTAGCGCCCAAACATGGATTGAATCCTTCCTAAAGGAACTTGATCTCCCTAAGCTAGATGAGAAAGAGACAGCAGCTTTAACATTCCCAATTACCTTACAGGAGATCAAGGACCTTCTGGCTTCGTTCCCGTCTggaaagagcccgggcccagacggccTCCTATTAATCTATTACAAAACCTTCAAAACCACACTGGCCCCACAGTGAGTAGATCTATTTAACTTCCTCCTACGAGGGACACCCCTCCCCAAACAGGCCCAAGAAGCCCATATAACTTTGATATACAAAGATAAGAAAGATCCAGAAGATTACGGGAGTTATATATTTCTTTAATCAACTTCGATATGAAGCTCTGGGCTAAACTCTTAGCAAAGTGATTAGAAAAATTAATTCCCTCCTTAATTAACCTGGAACAAACCGGCTTTGTTAAAGGAAGAGAGGGTAGGGATAACTACATCAGACTGTTGCATGCGGAGAGGTTTGCCCAAACCCAAAATATCCCATTAGCTTTAGTAAGCTCAGACGTTGAAAAAGCTTTTGACCAGGTTAATTGGTCTTACATGAAACTGGTCCTCTCACACTTCAACTTCCCCTATATGCCGCACCTTACGCTAGGCTTAAAATAAACAATATCCTTTCCCCACCTTTCGATATAAGTAATGGAacccgtcagggctgccctcTTTCGCCTGCTCTTTTCATACTTATTCTCGAATCCCTCCTGCAAAGGATTAGGATAGACTCTATTATCCAGGGATTACGAATCGATAAAGAGGTCCTCTATACCATGGCTTATGCTGATGACATAGTCTTTCTGATTACAAACCCGGAGAGGGGACTTCCCCGGCTCACTACTCTC
This window contains:
- the MRAP2 gene encoding melanocortin-2 receptor accessory protein 2 is translated as MSEQRVNTSRASHKPDSSPNYRWEYEYYEYTPVSFEGLKAHRYSVVIGFWVGLAVFVIFMFFVLTLLTKTGAPHQENMDPSEKRFQMNSFEADLGKTLKADRTYSQQVVEESQSHFLSFINEVDQSGRAKSTTRSIDNSILIHHTVRNRTVEDDPNCLARFNIPNFVNADPNSSSTDEELLIYDPSIIVKK